The following proteins come from a genomic window of Paenibacillus spongiae:
- a CDS encoding phosphate starvation-inducible protein PhoH, whose protein sequence is MSRRLTPQSADFLLLDSGAAFSGTSVHNGHADPSTKMLDQYDLPGYDLENANHKILVMDEFIDQELMMEQKDKIKAFLDRGNILFFAGHLFRDWIPGASMFVPKTVTSYLDYVVTIQEHPIFDGVTSEDITYTRGVAGFFCRGHHPIPEGAEVLLELTGGIPITYIDRTSTNGTILLHAGRNLLKSRDTGNSSGRIGEQLYKWLYEEHEAIRMRGVQA, encoded by the coding sequence ATGAGCCGACGACTAACACCGCAATCAGCTGATTTTCTGCTGCTGGATTCCGGGGCGGCCTTTAGCGGAACTTCTGTACATAACGGACATGCCGATCCAAGTACCAAGATGCTCGATCAATACGATCTGCCCGGCTATGATTTGGAGAATGCCAATCATAAAATTCTCGTCATGGATGAGTTTATTGATCAAGAGCTTATGATGGAGCAGAAGGACAAGATCAAAGCATTCCTTGACCGAGGCAACATTTTATTCTTCGCCGGTCATCTGTTCAGAGATTGGATTCCGGGTGCATCGATGTTTGTTCCGAAAACCGTTACGAGCTATCTCGATTATGTTGTGACGATTCAGGAGCATCCCATATTCGATGGTGTGACATCGGAAGATATTACGTACACTCGTGGCGTTGCGGGGTTTTTCTGCAGAGGCCATCACCCCATTCCGGAAGGAGCGGAAGTACTGCTGGAGCTGACAGGCGGCATTCCGATCACGTACATTGACCGGACCAGCACGAATGGAACGATCCTGCTGCACGCAGGACGTAATCTGCTTAAAAGCCGCGATACCGGCAATTCATCGGGCAGAATCGGGGAGCAGCTCTATAAGTGGTTATATGAAGAGCATGAGGCGATTCGAATGAGAGGGGTGCAAGCATGA
- a CDS encoding putative holin-like toxin encodes MSVNDALALMISFATLVVAMLAFHNKK; translated from the coding sequence ATGAGCGTAAATGATGCGTTAGCCCTAATGATATCGTTCGCCACCTTGGTCGTTGCGATGCTTGCTTTCCATAATAAGAAATAG
- a CDS encoding GNAT family N-acetyltransferase, protein MEDFVLKQAGMDNIHALTEMNQELIIDEQSENPMNYTELYNRMTEFLNNDWTAMLLLYKGEMIGYGLYQERRKIFDPSKAEIYLRQYFIKRPFRGLGLGREGIRKLRAEVFPNAAVLIIDVLELNQAGRRFWESVGFRPYYTNMKLQN, encoded by the coding sequence ATGGAAGATTTCGTGCTGAAGCAAGCAGGAATGGACAATATCCATGCACTTACAGAAATGAATCAGGAATTGATCATTGATGAGCAAAGCGAAAATCCAATGAATTACACGGAGTTATATAATAGAATGACGGAATTCTTGAACAATGATTGGACAGCCATGCTGCTCCTATACAAGGGCGAGATGATCGGATATGGATTGTATCAAGAACGCAGGAAAATATTCGATCCATCCAAAGCGGAGATTTACTTAAGACAATACTTTATTAAGAGGCCGTTTAGGGGATTAGGATTGGGGAGAGAAGGGATCCGCAAATTAAGAGCCGAAGTCTTCCCGAATGCGGCGGTCTTAATCATCGATGTGCTGGAACTAAATCAAGCAGGCCGTAGATTCTGGGAAAGCGTTGGTTTCAGACCGTATTACACGAATATGAAGCTGCAAAATTAA
- a CDS encoding arginase family protein, whose amino-acid sequence MINAFFSKRTPLILGGDHSISIATISAAAGYVKEELQSDKLGVIWVDAHADLSDWDHGKLHGKIAVILLGLGSHEDLINMGGFSPKLLPQHLIYIGLSDLMPNEYRISQSPKFIGADFVEFSPEDVILHNTNELTIKLIDAAMGYRM is encoded by the coding sequence GTGATAAATGCCTTCTTCTCCAAGCGTACGCCTCTCATTCTAGGAGGGGATCACTCTATTTCGATCGCAACGATATCAGCGGCGGCCGGCTACGTAAAAGAAGAGCTTCAATCCGACAAGTTAGGCGTAATTTGGGTGGACGCCCATGCCGATTTGAGCGACTGGGATCACGGGAAGCTTCACGGCAAAATCGCAGTGATTCTGCTTGGTTTGGGCTCGCATGAGGATCTTATTAACATGGGCGGCTTCTCTCCGAAGCTGCTTCCCCAACATCTGATCTATATCGGCTTGAGCGACTTAATGCCGAATGAATACCGGATCTCGCAGTCGCCCAAGTTTATCGGAGCTGATTTTGTTGAATTTAGCCCTGAAGATGTCATTTTGCATAATACGAACGAATTAACGATTAAACTAATCGACGCGGCTATGGGATATCGAATGTGA
- a CDS encoding metallophosphoesterase family protein, with translation MRLAVISDTHGNATALEAVIHDLSDQSPDAIVCLGDIVMRGPQPSECIHMVKSLKPLAVIRGNYDDKFTRFPEPGWVPATYKQELVLRAYEYDCERIGKEDQAWLANLPVELSCEFEEVPTEMYHAGPNTLVNIVYPWATLDELDTLYKHENTKLVLYGHVHHAYVRQGKGRLHVNCGSIGLPFDGDNRASYAIVDFKKRDIAVQLRRITYDIESALAIAKARSMPDIEAFEYALRYARYPYDALKQLT, from the coding sequence ATGAGATTAGCTGTTATATCGGATACGCACGGGAATGCCACGGCATTGGAAGCGGTCATCCATGACCTGAGCGATCAGAGCCCGGACGCCATAGTATGCCTCGGGGATATCGTGATGCGCGGACCGCAGCCGAGTGAATGTATTCATATGGTAAAGTCATTGAAACCGTTGGCGGTTATTCGCGGAAATTACGATGATAAGTTTACGAGATTCCCGGAGCCAGGATGGGTCCCGGCCACTTATAAGCAGGAGCTCGTCTTGCGGGCGTATGAATATGATTGTGAACGAATCGGCAAGGAGGATCAGGCGTGGCTAGCCAATCTTCCTGTGGAGTTATCCTGCGAGTTTGAAGAAGTTCCTACGGAAATGTATCATGCAGGACCGAACACGCTCGTCAATATCGTATATCCTTGGGCCACACTAGATGAGCTGGATACGCTGTATAAACATGAGAATACCAAGCTGGTCTTATATGGCCATGTACACCATGCTTATGTAAGACAAGGCAAAGGAAGGCTGCACGTCAACTGCGGCAGTATCGGTTTGCCGTTCGATGGCGATAACCGGGCTAGCTATGCCATTGTAGATTTTAAGAAGCGTGATATAGCGGTTCAATTAAGAAGGATTACCTATGATATCGAGTCGGCGCTTGCAATAGCAAAAGCCCGCAGCATGCCTGACATTGAAGCTTTTGAATATGCGCTGCGTTATGCTCGTTATCCATATGATGCGTTGAAGCAGCTCACATAG
- a CDS encoding NUDIX hydrolase has translation MLTFITEVPTDRPVSGVHCVPVLSDGNLVLVWDKEEQVLTTIGGRLEENESLFDGLNREAMEEAGIELMEERMPFASWYWEEYDTYRIYFLTRVKRFIEMPKDFEKTGYVITNFELPLQ, from the coding sequence ATGTTAACGTTTATTACCGAAGTACCGACTGATCGACCTGTAAGCGGCGTTCATTGCGTTCCTGTATTGAGCGACGGAAATCTGGTTCTGGTCTGGGATAAAGAGGAGCAGGTGCTGACAACAATTGGTGGCCGATTAGAAGAAAACGAATCGCTGTTCGATGGATTGAACCGTGAGGCGATGGAAGAAGCGGGAATCGAATTAATGGAGGAAAGAATGCCCTTTGCCAGCTGGTATTGGGAGGAATACGATACCTATCGAATCTATTTTCTAACCCGAGTAAAGAGATTCATCGAAATGCCGAAGGACTTCGAAAAGACAGGCTATGTAATTACAAATTTTGAACTGCCATTGCAATGA
- a CDS encoding HAD-IA family hydrolase: MHILWDFDGTLFDTYPAYTKILKDVLEVEIEDNDIFSNLKISFTHAVRHFKLSERQIQEIFRRESELVPEQTPPFPDVELILQTAGKNVIMTHKARSEVVEILNYYGWGNYFADIVAGDDGFPKKPDPASYIHLHNRHRVDLIIGDREIDILPGKALGIQTCLFQNDAPGADYYLWAYKEFDQHIRLK, from the coding sequence TTGCATATCTTATGGGATTTCGATGGTACCTTATTTGATACGTATCCAGCCTATACCAAAATTTTGAAAGACGTGTTAGAGGTAGAGATCGAGGACAACGACATCTTTTCTAATCTGAAAATATCATTTACCCACGCGGTACGGCACTTTAAGCTCTCCGAACGTCAGATCCAAGAAATATTTAGACGGGAGTCCGAATTAGTACCCGAGCAAACCCCGCCATTTCCTGATGTTGAGCTCATTCTGCAGACCGCCGGAAAAAACGTCATCATGACGCATAAAGCCCGCTCAGAAGTTGTGGAAATTTTGAATTATTATGGGTGGGGAAACTATTTTGCCGATATCGTCGCAGGAGACGATGGTTTCCCGAAGAAGCCGGATCCGGCTTCGTACATACATTTGCATAATCGGCATCGGGTCGATCTGATTATCGGTGACCGGGAAATTGATATTTTGCCAGGGAAAGCGCTTGGCATACAAACCTGCCTCTTCCAGAATGACGCACCGGGTGCGGATTATTACCTGTGGGCATATAAAGAATTCGATCAGCACATTCGTTTGAAATAA
- a CDS encoding Cof-type HAD-IIB family hydrolase, producing MGLNYDIIALDVDGTLLTDAHVLTAETRDAVREAARLGAEIVLCTGRGPMNTIPVLEELGLSGTIITHNGAATIDAASRNVLHQFDMDNAELEKFINFCREGNHHFDVNTAFDLMVLGEIPPNVAAMYSGYKITPMLRDNALPLPSGLVKFTVFGEKEAMDSVELAWDGWTHGLQHIRSGDFFIDVQHPQVSKGDALKQLAMLRGVEPQRVMAIGNYFNDVGMLTFAGLGIAVANSPDGVKSAANALTLSNEENGVAHALHTYAW from the coding sequence ATGGGATTGAATTATGACATCATTGCATTGGATGTAGATGGAACGCTTCTGACGGATGCGCATGTGCTGACTGCCGAAACGCGCGATGCCGTGCGCGAAGCGGCGCGGCTTGGCGCTGAGATCGTGCTATGTACGGGCAGGGGGCCGATGAATACAATCCCTGTTCTTGAAGAGCTGGGTTTGTCCGGTACGATCATTACCCATAATGGAGCAGCTACAATCGATGCTGCGAGCAGGAATGTCTTGCATCAATTTGATATGGACAACGCCGAGCTGGAGAAGTTCATAAACTTCTGCCGGGAAGGCAATCATCACTTTGATGTGAATACAGCCTTTGATCTAATGGTATTAGGTGAGATTCCTCCCAACGTGGCGGCCATGTACAGCGGATATAAAATTACTCCGATGCTCCGGGATAATGCCTTGCCGCTTCCTTCGGGTCTCGTGAAATTTACCGTGTTCGGCGAGAAGGAAGCGATGGATTCGGTTGAATTGGCCTGGGACGGTTGGACGCATGGACTGCAGCATATCCGCAGCGGAGACTTCTTCATCGATGTACAGCATCCCCAGGTAAGCAAGGGTGATGCGCTCAAGCAGCTGGCAATGCTGCGCGGCGTAGAGCCACAGCGGGTGATGGCGATCGGGAACTACTTCAACGACGTGGGGATGCTCACGTTCGCGGGTCTGGGTATTGCAGTAGCAAACTCGCCTGATGGCGTGAAGTCGGCAGCGAATGCATTAACGCTGTCGAACGAAGAGAATGGCGTAGCACATGCGCTTCACACTTATGCCTGGTGA
- a CDS encoding pseudouridine synthase, with protein MAKRMRLDKLLANMGFGTRSEVRRAVKQGLVTVDSIRAKDSGQTLDPETAVVVYNGEKVVYRDVIYLMLNKPQGVISATEDTRDRTVIDLLEPSDRVLEPFPVGRLDKDTEGLLLITNDGQLAHELLSPRKHVPKIYEADVLGDVGEEDIQAFEAGVTLDDGYKTLPARLVIGEKRTEEPSAVISRISLTIHEGKFHQVKRMFEAVGKKVVYLRRVAMGPLKIDPELPLGSYRPLTEQELDELMAIRDEKQAAKTGKQD; from the coding sequence ATGGCAAAAAGAATGCGGCTGGACAAGCTGCTTGCTAATATGGGGTTCGGAACAAGAAGCGAAGTAAGAAGAGCTGTCAAGCAAGGCTTGGTCACGGTGGATAGCATACGTGCCAAAGATAGCGGACAGACGCTCGATCCGGAGACGGCTGTTGTTGTCTATAATGGAGAAAAAGTCGTATATCGCGATGTTATCTATCTCATGCTCAATAAACCGCAGGGCGTTATATCCGCTACGGAGGATACACGCGACCGGACGGTCATCGATTTGTTGGAGCCGAGCGACCGCGTGCTGGAGCCGTTCCCAGTTGGCAGGCTGGATAAGGATACCGAGGGGCTCCTATTGATAACGAACGACGGTCAGCTTGCGCATGAGCTGCTATCGCCTCGCAAGCATGTGCCCAAAATCTACGAAGCGGACGTACTCGGCGATGTTGGCGAAGAAGATATCCAAGCATTCGAGGCTGGCGTGACATTGGATGACGGCTATAAGACGCTGCCGGCCAGATTGGTCATTGGAGAGAAACGGACAGAAGAGCCGTCTGCCGTAATATCCCGGATCTCATTAACGATTCATGAGGGGAAATTCCATCAAGTAAAGCGGATGTTTGAAGCCGTGGGGAAGAAGGTTGTCTACCTTCGCCGTGTTGCAATGGGTCCGCTGAAGATCGACCCGGAGCTTCCGCTCGGTTCGTACCGGCCATTAACCGAACAGGAGCTAGATGAACTGATGGCGATACGTGATGAGAAACAGGCTGCGAAGACAGGGAAGCAAGATTAG
- a CDS encoding RsmF rRNA methyltransferase first C-terminal domain-containing protein, with protein MPPLDGLRVVRAGWFPGEAGPQRFEPSQALAMGLCAEEALLSLRFRSEDDETLRYLKGETLHIDASCLVRSADALSSGEAGNGQDRKADRSASNGTSVKGYVLVCEDGYPIGWGKYSGDGMLKNELAAGWRWI; from the coding sequence GTGCCGCCGCTGGACGGGCTGCGCGTGGTGAGGGCGGGCTGGTTCCCTGGCGAAGCCGGCCCGCAGCGGTTCGAGCCGTCGCAAGCGCTCGCGATGGGGCTGTGCGCGGAGGAAGCCTTGCTGTCGCTGCGCTTCCGCTCGGAGGACGATGAGACGCTGCGGTATTTGAAAGGCGAGACGCTTCATATCGACGCTTCATGCTTAGTTCGGTCGGCGGATGCATTATCTTCTGGTGAAGCCGGTAACGGACAAGACAGGAAGGCTGACCGCAGCGCCTCGAATGGAACTTCAGTTAAGGGATATGTCCTTGTATGCGAGGATGGCTATCCTATTGGATGGGGTAAATATAGCGGTGACGGGATGCTCAAGAACGAGCTTGCTGCCGGATGGAGGTGGATATAA